A window of Ruminiclostridium herbifermentans genomic DNA:
CCAGCCGAAAACCACAGTATGGTCCCCAATCCTTTAACTCCAGTATCGGAGCATGACAAATACCTTCATCATCAACAGTTCTCATAATATCATCAACCACTTCTCTCAGTGCAGGAATATGCTTTACAACACCGCAACGAGAAAACCATTCAATATACTCCAATTGATATACTTCTGGTCTGTTACGATAAGGTATTGACATAAGACTTGGAGAAAGACAGGTTACTTTAACAGTCAAACCTTGTGCCGGGAATGCTCCAAGGGGGCCTAAAGGATATCCAACCCACGATGAAGGAACTAAATTTACAAGTTCCGGACGGTCTCTTTTCATCAGCTTAGTAATAGCATCTGAAATCATCTTTATATTCTGCTGGTTTTTCCATGAACTTGTATGAGCTAATATATCCAAATGATAGCGGCAAGGCCATTTCTCATAATCGTTAAAAACAAGCTGCTTCCCGCCACGAATTGGGTGAGTAATGTCCAGCACCGAATCAACCTCAAGAACACGTCTAAAACAATCAAGTGATAATTGAATTTGCGGTGATATGTCAATAACATCGTCGTATCCTGCACGGGCAATGCAAGCACAACGAATCAAGTTATGCCCATGTCCAGTCACCTTGAACTCATCAATTATTTTTCCCCTTGTATCATAGCAAAAATCATTCAGAGGAATTGAAGCAAAAGCGTCCATAGCTCGTTTGAGTACAGGTGTTTCCTTATCTAAGGCTTTTTCTGCAAGGTATTTTGTTCCACCCTCTTGTGTGTCAAGACCTCCGTGAAGGCTTTTTCCAATCCATCCATTATCCTGTTGACAGGCAATAACACGCTGCACCATTTCTTCTTGTATAATTTGTTCTTGATATAGCGCAGCTTCTTCGGCTGTAAGGTTATGTAGAATTTCACTTTTTATACGACGTTTGATAGAGGGGTTCGCATTTTTTAGAAGAACATCTATCATTTTTTGCTTTTTACTTTTCATTAATAAAACCTCATCCAAAAAAAGTTTTACGTAGAAAAACCTTCCATGTACTTTCAATTATATATCTATAATTACTATTTTCAACTAAATTAATACATAAAATTCTGTCTTCTGATATGAAGGTTCTAATTGAAGATATCAAATTAACAAAAGTCAAAAACAAGATAAAAGAACCTCAAAAAATCCGAAAAGACATCTATTCAGATCACTCGAGAGAGAACGAGAAAAATTTGGATACCATTCCTTACAGTGATTTATTACAATAGCGGATATAGTCCTTGATAAATCCATTTGATCAGGCATTAAGGCAGAGAACACCAGCTATATCCTTCCAGTCGGTATCTTCCCCCTGGTAGTAGATTGAGTTTCATTTCATAGCTAACTTTATGACCATTATATAGCATGCTAATTACAAATAGTAAGACAGCAATTTATATTATAGTTCTGGTACAAATAATATTAAAACGCAAAAGCTGAAAACTTCAAGTATTGCCTCTATTTCAAATGGGGATAATTACTTAAATTTTTCACAGCTTCATATCATTTTAATATTCTTGCTAAAATAATCTCTGCCGCTTGCTTAGCAGATATTCTACTAACATCGATTCTCTCTGTATTTAGGCAATCATACATTTTAATTCTGTTTACACTTCTTTGAATACAATCTTGTGTTCTTTTTCCGTTCTCAACATCTTTTATCAATCTATCTTCCAATGCTTTACGATCTGCTGTCAAAGAAAAGAGTTTAACTAAGCAGTTTCCTGTATCAAGTCTTGAAAGCAACTCATCAATAATCCATTGCTCGTGCATTACCCAGCAAAAAATAATGTTTTTATATTCTGAACAGCGAATAAAATTGCTGAGTAAATAGCAGATATTATCCATTACCATTGCTTTCGTTTCATCATTAACCGTAAACGGATTCATATCCCAACACCAGTCACCGTCAAGAAAAACATTTTGCGGTAATATTTTTTGCAGTTCTCGGCACGTAGCTGTTTTGCCAACACCCATTGTGCCATTTATTATTAATAAATTCTTCACACAAATACCTCATAAATATGAATATTCTTCGTAAACCATTTTGCTCAATATTGATACAGGTATTTTTCAACTAAGAAAACTTAATAAGTTTCTTTTGTAATGTTTACTTAATATGTGTACCCTTTGAATACAATTCTTGTAATTTATATTGCTCCTTCTTCTACATATTAAATCTTTCTGAATATGTTTATTCTGTTTTTTATTCTACATCTGATGTATCCCCGTACTCTAGTGGTATCAATACAGAAACAGTCACATAAGAATTTATGTTTTTGTTTTCCACCGTATATATGATTACCAATTTAACTTATTACCCTTGTAATCCATATATAATGGTCCGTCTATATCCTTTTTATATTTGTCTATTAATCCAATAATGGACTCTGCTGCTATTGCCGCATCAATATCTGCATTTTGTCCTCCCATATCTGTCTTCATCCAGCCAGGATGAATTGCTAGTACTTTTATTCCTTTAGGCTT
This region includes:
- a CDS encoding AAA family ATPase, which produces MKNLLIINGTMGVGKTATCRELQKILPQNVFLDGDWCWDMNPFTVNDETKAMVMDNICYLLSNFIRCSEYKNIIFCWVMHEQWIIDELLSRLDTGNCLVKLFSLTADRKALEDRLIKDVENGKRTQDCIQRSVNRIKMYDCLNTERIDVSRISAKQAAEIILARILK